A stretch of DNA from Anaerobacillus isosaccharinicus:
AATTGGGTCGTTTTTTAATAGATAAGAAAGTATAAACTTTTTGAGCTTTAAAAGTGTCTAGCGTAGAGCGCCAGTTGTCAAAGCTCCACGGGCGCTCTGCGCTTTTCTAATGAAGAAAAATTAAGAAGGGTGTCTCATTTTTTGATTCACCTTATTTAGTTTAATACTTCACAGCTAGACATGACGCCGATACTCTCCTGGTGAAACACCGTACTTTTTCTTACTAACTACGATTTCACAGTCCCCTCAGTTTGAAGCCGCATCTTATCTAAATAAAAAAGGTATTTATCAGTGATACATGGGTTTCCCACTAAATTTGTATAAAAAAAACAAATTGACCTTCCTTTGAAAAGAGTTAATATTGTGTACCATTTACGTCAATATCGTCTCCTCAAAAAAAAGTTGGAGACTTTATAATAAAAGAAAGCGATTACAAAAGAGAGGTGAAAAAGTTGAACCCTAATAACCAAACGGATATAGCTAATACAAAAAAAGTGATCGAGATTGTTCAGAAACGAAAGATAAATTGGAAAAGTGTTTTAAGCTATGTAGCTTTCGTAGGACCGGCATTGTTATTTTTCCTAGTCATTCAAATTATTCCGTTCTTAATGGGTGTTTATTATTCCTTCACGTCCTGGAATGGTGTTAGCTCAGTTGTTGAATGGGTGGGATTTGAGAATTACAAACGAATATTTACAAATGACCCGGTATTCTTTAACTCTTTCGTATTTACAACGAAATTTATGGTTGCTGCAGTATTTTTTAGTAATTTAATTGGTTTCGGTTTCGCATTACTATTAAATTCAGCATTAAAGACTCGTAACCTTTTAAGGACTATATATTTCATTCCAAATGTTATCGGCGGATTGTTACTTGGTTTCATATGGCAGTTTATATTTGTTAGAGGTTTTTCCTCTATTGGCAATTTAACTGGCCTATCGTTTTTTCAACAACCCTGGTTAGGTGATGAGAAAACTGCATTTTGGGGACTTGTTATTGTATTTGCTTGGCAAATTAGCGGTTATATGATGGTAATCTATATAGCTGCATTACAGGGTTTAGATACTAATATTTTAGAGGCTGCGAAAATAGACGGGGCTTCTAATTTTAGGATATTAATAAATATTATTATTCCACTAATCCTACCAGCATTTACAATTTGCTTTTTCTTAACAATCTCTATGGCATTTAAAATCTTTGATTTAAATATCTCACTAACAGGCGGTGGACCATTTAATTCAACGCAGTCAGTAGCAATTAACATTTATCAAGAGGCATTTCAAAATAATCGCTATGGTTTAGGGACAGCAAAATCAATCATTTTCTTCTTAGCTGTAGCTATTTTTACGACTATTCAAGTTTGGAGTACGAAAAAGAGGGAGGTTGAGGCATAATGAGAGAAAAGTATACGAAAAAAACTCTTTTGTTAGAAATTCTAGCGATCATTATCGCGATCATATTCCTCATTCCTTTTTATTTTGTTTTAGTGAACTCAGTTAAAAGTTTCGCAGAGATTTTAATAGATGCGGCAGCCTGGCCGAAGGAGTTTTTGTTTTCTAACTATGTAAAGGTTTGGAATATCATTGATTTTCCAAGAGCATTTTGGAACTCCTTAGTAATAACAGTTGCAAGTAATATCGGAATTGTCGTCATTACATCCATGGCTGCTTGGAAAATGGTTAGAACACCAGGGAAGTTTAGTAAACTATTATTTATCTTTTTTGTCTCAGCAATGGTTATTCCGTTCCAAACGGTTATGATCCCTTTAATGAAATTAGGAGGTACTTTAGGGATCGTTAATAGTATACCGGGGCTAATAGTAATGTATTTTGGCTTTGGTGTTCCTTTATCGCTATTTCTCTATCATGGCTTCATTAAAACGGTGCCAATCGAGATTGAAGAGGCTGCAAGAATAGATGGTTGTAATCAATTTAATGTTTTTTGGAGAATTGTATTCCCGCTATTAAAGCCAATTACAGTAACTGTCGTCATCTTAAATACACTTTGGATATGGAACGACTATTTACTACCATTGCTTGTGTTACAAGATGCTGAATTGCGAACGATCCCATTGGCAGCAAGTTCATTTTTTGCTCAATATACAAAGCAGTGGGACATGGGGTTAGCGGCATTAATGCTAGGTATTGCACCAGTTATTATCTTCTTCTTATTTTTACAAAAGCACATTATTAAAGGCATTGCTTCAGGTTCAATTAAGTAGGTATTTCGTTTTTGCAGTTATTTATGTAATAGCTGTAAAAACTTATACAATAGAGTGAATTTCATAATTACATGCATTCTGCCACAGAGAGCTTGGTGTCCTGGCAAGAAATATGGAATTATGAAATGCATTAAAAAAAATCATTTTTAGGAGGGTCAAGACTTTATGAAACGCTATCTATTATTCTTCTTAATGTTATTGGTAACTGTAGGCATTTTCGTTGGGTGTTCTTCGGATGGTACTAGTTCTAAGGAAACTAATACGAACGATGATAAACCTAACACTGAGGAACCAAAGCCAAATGATGAAATTATAACACTTAATATGTTCCAATTTAAAGTCGAAATTGCTGATCAACTACAAGAACTAATTAATGAGTTTGAAGCAGAACATCAAAATATTAAAATTAAGCTTGAAACAGTTGGCGGAGGCGCTGATTATAGTGCAGCACTAAAAGCTAAATTTGCGGCTGGACAAAGACCTGATATTTTTAATAACGGTGGATTTAAGGAGCTAGAACTTTGGAAAGAACATTTAGCAGACCTTTCAAACGAGCCATGGGTAGCTAATTTACTTCCTATCGGTGCTGTTCCTACAACTGATGAGGCTGGTGTATTATATGGTATGCCTGTAAACCTAGAAGGATATGGCTTTATTTACAATAAAGACTTGTTCGAGCAAGCGGGTATAACTACACCTCCAGCAACGATTTCTGAGTTGAAAGATGCGGCTGCAAAGCTTGAAGGAGCGGGGATTACTCCTTTCTCAGCTGGATATGCAGAGTGGTGGGTAATTGGACAACATTTATTAAACATTGCTTTCTCACAACAAGATGATCCTGAAGCTTATATTGCTGGATTATATGATGGTACTGAGACAATTGTAGGCAATGAGAAATTTATACAATTTAAAGAAGTACTAGATACTGAGATTGGCTATGCAAATGCTAACCCGTTAACAACGGATTACAATTCTCAAGTAACATTATTCGCATCTGGCCAAACAGCAATGCTGCAGCAAGGTAACTGGACAGAAAATATGATTTATGAAATCAACCCAGATATTAATATGGCATTTTTACCAATAGCGATTAATGATGATGCAACTAAGTCTGATCGTCTACCTGTTGGAGTTCCGAATAACTGGGTAATTAATAAAAATTCTGAGCATTTAGATGAAGCAAAACTATTTTTAAATTGGATGGTAAGCTCTGAAACTGGTAAGCGTTATATTACAGAGGAATTTGCGTTCATCCCTGCATTCGATAACATTGCACCAAGTGGCTTAGGCGCATTAGGTCAATCCATTTTAGAGTATTCTACAGCTGATAAAACAATTCCATGGACTTGGTTCATGTGGCCAGATGGAGCCAATAAAGACTTTGCTGCAACAATTCAGGAATACGCTGCTAAAAGAATTGACTATGATACTGTATTAAACCGCTTTCAAGAAATTTGGAACAACTTGAAATAAAGCATCACTTAGAAAGCATGTCTACCTATAGACATGCTCTCTATTTATCTATATATCTTATAAAAACATATCGGGCACCTATTCCTTCAATTTTTAGTGGGCTATACCTTTATTCTTTTTAAAGAGTTAAAATATAAGAAGAACTAAGGCTTTCGCACTAAGCCATGGTAATTTGTAAGGAGTGAGGAGGTTAGCCCATGATTAAAAGAAGCATCCGTAATAAACTTATCCTTCTTTTACTTGTCGTTACGATTGTTCCATTTAGTAGTGCCATTCTGATTACTTATTATCATACAAAAGATATTTTACAAAAACAGTCTGTTCAGGAAACTAGTAATCTTTTATACCAAGGAAAGTATAATTTAGAGAACTATATAAATCAATTAAATAAGATCACTCTTAACCTTTATAACAATGCAGATTTTATGAATTATATGAAGTATCCAACTACCAATAATAATTTAATGAAAGTTGAGCTTTTAAAGGGGATTCTAAATAGCCTGTTATATTCTGAAGAGTATATTCAGAAGGTTCAAATTTCCTTTGCTGATGATAATCGAGTGATCTCAACAACTAAACAATCAACAATTGTCTTTTCTGATTCTCAAAAACAAGGAATTGAACAGGCGTATATGAAAGCGAAAAACAGCCCTTATAATATGTATCTTGAAACGAGAAATACGTACAACGCTTTAGTTGAGCACCCCCAGGAAGGTATTACTGTTCATAGGGCATTTTTTAATGTTCCAACTAGTAACATCTTGGCGTATA
This window harbors:
- a CDS encoding carbohydrate ABC transporter permease; its protein translation is MVQKRKINWKSVLSYVAFVGPALLFFLVIQIIPFLMGVYYSFTSWNGVSSVVEWVGFENYKRIFTNDPVFFNSFVFTTKFMVAAVFFSNLIGFGFALLLNSALKTRNLLRTIYFIPNVIGGLLLGFIWQFIFVRGFSSIGNLTGLSFFQQPWLGDEKTAFWGLVIVFAWQISGYMMVIYIAALQGLDTNILEAAKIDGASNFRILINIIIPLILPAFTICFFLTISMAFKIFDLNISLTGGGPFNSTQSVAINIYQEAFQNNRYGLGTAKSIIFFLAVAIFTTIQVWSTKKREVEA
- a CDS encoding carbohydrate ABC transporter permease, whose amino-acid sequence is MREKYTKKTLLLEILAIIIAIIFLIPFYFVLVNSVKSFAEILIDAAAWPKEFLFSNYVKVWNIIDFPRAFWNSLVITVASNIGIVVITSMAAWKMVRTPGKFSKLLFIFFVSAMVIPFQTVMIPLMKLGGTLGIVNSIPGLIVMYFGFGVPLSLFLYHGFIKTVPIEIEEAARIDGCNQFNVFWRIVFPLLKPITVTVVILNTLWIWNDYLLPLLVLQDAELRTIPLAASSFFAQYTKQWDMGLAALMLGIAPVIIFFLFLQKHIIKGIASGSIK
- a CDS encoding ABC transporter substrate-binding protein produces the protein MKRYLLFFLMLLVTVGIFVGCSSDGTSSKETNTNDDKPNTEEPKPNDEIITLNMFQFKVEIADQLQELINEFEAEHQNIKIKLETVGGGADYSAALKAKFAAGQRPDIFNNGGFKELELWKEHLADLSNEPWVANLLPIGAVPTTDEAGVLYGMPVNLEGYGFIYNKDLFEQAGITTPPATISELKDAAAKLEGAGITPFSAGYAEWWVIGQHLLNIAFSQQDDPEAYIAGLYDGTETIVGNEKFIQFKEVLDTEIGYANANPLTTDYNSQVTLFASGQTAMLQQGNWTENMIYEINPDINMAFLPIAINDDATKSDRLPVGVPNNWVINKNSEHLDEAKLFLNWMVSSETGKRYITEEFAFIPAFDNIAPSGLGALGQSILEYSTADKTIPWTWFMWPDGANKDFAATIQEYAAKRIDYDTVLNRFQEIWNNLK